A genomic region of Dunckerocampus dactyliophorus isolate RoL2022-P2 chromosome 10, RoL_Ddac_1.1, whole genome shotgun sequence contains the following coding sequences:
- the rfx2 gene encoding DNA-binding protein RFX2 isoform X3, whose protein sequence is MQSSEGGSDTSPSVAALRTSSSAQAPVVQPVPASQQVQQSQHVYPSQVHYVGEGGEAVYTNGTIRTAYYNPEAQLYGQSSGGSYFDSQAGGAHVATVVSSASGGVPPHSMVGIAMDVSSSHIISSGSTYLIHGGNMEGSRNHISHSSRSSSAMLEMAIENLQKSEGIASHKSSLLNSHLQWLLDNYETAEGVSLPRCSLYNHYLRHCQEQKLDPVNAASFGKLIRSVFMGLRTRRLGTRGNSKYHYYGIRVKPDSPLNRLQEDTQYMAMRQQPVHQKQRFKPLQKVDGMSDNLCVSSHCNNTPEQSVAAQSQHHQQYIDTSHSLPEFPTPEVGNQPLPEHISMNDIKKLQTLYRDHCEATLDVVMNLQFHYIEKLWQTFWYSTAPSSEGSTTIANSDDELDGVLPREKLVALCKYEPVRLWMRSCDHILYQALVEILIPDVLRPVPSTLTQAIRNFAKSLEGWLTNAMTSFPQEIIRTKVAVVSAFAQTLRRYTSLNHLAQAARAVLQNTSQINQMLSDLNRVDFANVQEQASWVCQCDESVVQRLEQDFKVTLQQQSSLDQWATWLDNVVSQVLKPHQGSPSFPKAARQFLLKWSFYSSMVIRDLTLRSAASFGSFHLIRLLYDEYMFYLVEHRVAQATGETPIAVMGEFSDLSSMMPALMEKDVSFSDEMSDLGSEADVSRSEPAVKRERIEMSHPLQEM, encoded by the exons GTGCAGCAATCACAGCATGTGTATCCGTCCCAGGTGCACTATGTAGGGGAAGGTGGAGAGGCTGTTTACACTAACGGAACAAT TCGCACGGCCTACTACAACCCAGAAGCTCAGTTGTACGGTCAGAGCAGTGGGGGATCGTACTTTGACTCGCAGGCCGGTGGTGCTCATGTTGCCACGGTGGTCTCCTCTGCCAGTGGTGGGGTGCCACCGCATAGCATGGTGGGCATTGCCATGGACGTAAGCAGCAGCCATATCATCTCCAGCGGCAGCACCTATTTGATCCATGGAGGAAACATGGAAGGAAGCCGCAACCATATATCTCACTCATCTCGCTCCTCTTCAGCCATG CTTGAAATGGCGATTGAAAACCTCCAAAAGTCTGAAGGAATTGCAAGTCACAAAAGCAGCCTGCTGAACAGCCAT CTCCAATGGCTGCTGGACAACTACGAGACTGCAGAGGGTGTGAGCCTGCCCCGGTGCTCCCTCTATAACCATTACTTGCGCCATTGCCAGGAACAGAAACTGGATCCAGTCAATGCAGCCTCCTTCGGCAAGCTCATTCGCTCAGTCTTCATGGGCCTCAGGACGCGCCGCCTCGGAACCAG GGGAAACTCAAAGTATCATTATTATGGCATCCGGGTGAAGCCAGATTCTCCACTAAACCGGCTGCAAGAAGACACCCAGTATATGGCCATGAGGCAGCAGCCTGTCCACCAGAAACAAAG GTTCAAACCTCTGCAGAAGGTGGATGGAATGTCTGATAACCTGTGTGTGAGCTCCCACTGTAACAACACTCCGGAACAATCTGTAGCAGCTCAGAGCCAGCACCATCAGCAGTACATAG ACACATCCCACAGCTTGCCTGAGTTCCCAACCCCTGAAGTGGGCAATCAGCCGCTGCCCGAGCACATCAGTATGAACGACATCAAGAAGCTTCAGACGCTCTACAGAGACCACTGCGAG GCTACTCTGGATGTGGTGATGAACCTCCAGTTCCACTACATTGAAAAACTCTGGCAGACCTTTTGGTACTCAACAGCGCCCTCTAGTGAAGGAAGCACCACCATAGCCAACAG CGATGATGAACTGGATGGCGTGCTGCCCAGAGAGAAGCTAGTGGCTCTGTGTAAATATGAACCAGTCCGACTATGGATGAGAAGCTGCGATCACATCCTCTACCAGGCCTTGGTGGAGATCCTCATCCCAGATGTGCTGCGTCCTGTTCCCA GCACTCTCACTCAGGCCATCAGGAACTTCGCCAAGAGTCTGGAGGGTTGGCTGACTAACGCCATGACCAGCTTTCCTCAAGAAATCATCCGCACGAAG gTGGCAGTGGTCAGTGCCTTTGCACAGACTCTGAGACGTTACACCAGCCTCAACCACCTGGCGCAGGCCGCCCGTGCCGTCCTCCAGAACACCTCACAGATCAACCAGATGCTCTCTGACCTCAACCGGGTTGACTTTGCTAATGTTCAG GAGCAGGCATCCTGGGTGTGTCAGTGTGATGAGAGTGTGGTCCAGCGTCTGGAGCAGGACTTTAAAGTCACCCTGCAGCAGCAGAGTTCTCTGGATCAGTGGGCCACCTGGCTGGACAACGTGGTCTCCCAGGTGCTCAAGCCTCACCAGGGCAGCCCCAGCTTCCCTAAGGCGGCACGCCAGTTCCTGCTTAAATGGTCTTTCTACAG CTCCATGGTGATCCGAGACCTGACTCTGCGCAGCGCGGCCAGTTTCGGTTCCTTCCACCTGATCCGCCTGCTGTACGACGAGTACATGTTCTACCTGGTGGAGCACCGCGTGGCTCAGGCTACCGGGGAGACGCCCATCGCCGTCATGGGGGAG TTCAGTGACCTGAGCTCCATGATGCCAGCTCTCATGGAGAAag ACGTGTCCTTCTCTGACGAGATGAGCGACCTGGGCAGCGAGGCCGACGTGTCCCGAAGCGAGCCGGCCGTCAAGAGGGAGCGCATCGAAATGAGCCACCCTCTCCAGGAGATGTGA
- the rfx2 gene encoding DNA-binding protein RFX2 isoform X2: MQSSEGGSDTSPSVAALRTSSSAQAPVVQPVPASQQRVLVQATGSVQKGGQVQQLSVSRAQQVPQQVQQSQHVYPSQVHYVGEGGEAVYTNGTIRTAYYNPEAQLYGQSSGGSYFDSQAGGAHVATVVSSASGGVPPHSMVGIAMDVSSSHIISSGSTYLIHGGNMEGSRNHISHSSRSSSAMLQWLLDNYETAEGVSLPRCSLYNHYLRHCQEQKLDPVNAASFGKLIRSVFMGLRTRRLGTRGNSKYHYYGIRVKPDSPLNRLQEDTQYMAMRQQPVHQKQRFKPLQKVDGMSDNLCVSSHCNNTPEQSVAAQSQHHQQYIDTSHSLPEFPTPEVGNQPLPEHISMNDIKKLQTLYRDHCEATLDVVMNLQFHYIEKLWQTFWYSTAPSSEGSTTIANSDDELDGVLPREKLVALCKYEPVRLWMRSCDHILYQALVEILIPDVLRPVPSTLTQAIRNFAKSLEGWLTNAMTSFPQEIIRTKVAVVSAFAQTLRRYTSLNHLAQAARAVLQNTSQINQMLSDLNRVDFANVQEQASWVCQCDESVVQRLEQDFKVTLQQQSSLDQWATWLDNVVSQVLKPHQGSPSFPKAARQFLLKWSFYSSMVIRDLTLRSAASFGSFHLIRLLYDEYMFYLVEHRVAQATGETPIAVMGEFSDLSSMMPALMEKDVSFSDEMSDLGSEADVSRSEPAVKRERIEMSHPLQEM, encoded by the exons GTGCAGCAATCACAGCATGTGTATCCGTCCCAGGTGCACTATGTAGGGGAAGGTGGAGAGGCTGTTTACACTAACGGAACAAT TCGCACGGCCTACTACAACCCAGAAGCTCAGTTGTACGGTCAGAGCAGTGGGGGATCGTACTTTGACTCGCAGGCCGGTGGTGCTCATGTTGCCACGGTGGTCTCCTCTGCCAGTGGTGGGGTGCCACCGCATAGCATGGTGGGCATTGCCATGGACGTAAGCAGCAGCCATATCATCTCCAGCGGCAGCACCTATTTGATCCATGGAGGAAACATGGAAGGAAGCCGCAACCATATATCTCACTCATCTCGCTCCTCTTCAGCCATG CTCCAATGGCTGCTGGACAACTACGAGACTGCAGAGGGTGTGAGCCTGCCCCGGTGCTCCCTCTATAACCATTACTTGCGCCATTGCCAGGAACAGAAACTGGATCCAGTCAATGCAGCCTCCTTCGGCAAGCTCATTCGCTCAGTCTTCATGGGCCTCAGGACGCGCCGCCTCGGAACCAG GGGAAACTCAAAGTATCATTATTATGGCATCCGGGTGAAGCCAGATTCTCCACTAAACCGGCTGCAAGAAGACACCCAGTATATGGCCATGAGGCAGCAGCCTGTCCACCAGAAACAAAG GTTCAAACCTCTGCAGAAGGTGGATGGAATGTCTGATAACCTGTGTGTGAGCTCCCACTGTAACAACACTCCGGAACAATCTGTAGCAGCTCAGAGCCAGCACCATCAGCAGTACATAG ACACATCCCACAGCTTGCCTGAGTTCCCAACCCCTGAAGTGGGCAATCAGCCGCTGCCCGAGCACATCAGTATGAACGACATCAAGAAGCTTCAGACGCTCTACAGAGACCACTGCGAG GCTACTCTGGATGTGGTGATGAACCTCCAGTTCCACTACATTGAAAAACTCTGGCAGACCTTTTGGTACTCAACAGCGCCCTCTAGTGAAGGAAGCACCACCATAGCCAACAG CGATGATGAACTGGATGGCGTGCTGCCCAGAGAGAAGCTAGTGGCTCTGTGTAAATATGAACCAGTCCGACTATGGATGAGAAGCTGCGATCACATCCTCTACCAGGCCTTGGTGGAGATCCTCATCCCAGATGTGCTGCGTCCTGTTCCCA GCACTCTCACTCAGGCCATCAGGAACTTCGCCAAGAGTCTGGAGGGTTGGCTGACTAACGCCATGACCAGCTTTCCTCAAGAAATCATCCGCACGAAG gTGGCAGTGGTCAGTGCCTTTGCACAGACTCTGAGACGTTACACCAGCCTCAACCACCTGGCGCAGGCCGCCCGTGCCGTCCTCCAGAACACCTCACAGATCAACCAGATGCTCTCTGACCTCAACCGGGTTGACTTTGCTAATGTTCAG GAGCAGGCATCCTGGGTGTGTCAGTGTGATGAGAGTGTGGTCCAGCGTCTGGAGCAGGACTTTAAAGTCACCCTGCAGCAGCAGAGTTCTCTGGATCAGTGGGCCACCTGGCTGGACAACGTGGTCTCCCAGGTGCTCAAGCCTCACCAGGGCAGCCCCAGCTTCCCTAAGGCGGCACGCCAGTTCCTGCTTAAATGGTCTTTCTACAG CTCCATGGTGATCCGAGACCTGACTCTGCGCAGCGCGGCCAGTTTCGGTTCCTTCCACCTGATCCGCCTGCTGTACGACGAGTACATGTTCTACCTGGTGGAGCACCGCGTGGCTCAGGCTACCGGGGAGACGCCCATCGCCGTCATGGGGGAG TTCAGTGACCTGAGCTCCATGATGCCAGCTCTCATGGAGAAag ACGTGTCCTTCTCTGACGAGATGAGCGACCTGGGCAGCGAGGCCGACGTGTCCCGAAGCGAGCCGGCCGTCAAGAGGGAGCGCATCGAAATGAGCCACCCTCTCCAGGAGATGTGA
- the rfx2 gene encoding DNA-binding protein RFX2 isoform X1: MQSSEGGSDTSPSVAALRTSSSAQAPVVQPVPASQQRVLVQATGSVQKGGQVQQLSVSRAQQVPQQVQQSQHVYPSQVHYVGEGGEAVYTNGTIRTAYYNPEAQLYGQSSGGSYFDSQAGGAHVATVVSSASGGVPPHSMVGIAMDVSSSHIISSGSTYLIHGGNMEGSRNHISHSSRSSSAMLEMAIENLQKSEGIASHKSSLLNSHLQWLLDNYETAEGVSLPRCSLYNHYLRHCQEQKLDPVNAASFGKLIRSVFMGLRTRRLGTRGNSKYHYYGIRVKPDSPLNRLQEDTQYMAMRQQPVHQKQRFKPLQKVDGMSDNLCVSSHCNNTPEQSVAAQSQHHQQYIDTSHSLPEFPTPEVGNQPLPEHISMNDIKKLQTLYRDHCEATLDVVMNLQFHYIEKLWQTFWYSTAPSSEGSTTIANSDDELDGVLPREKLVALCKYEPVRLWMRSCDHILYQALVEILIPDVLRPVPSTLTQAIRNFAKSLEGWLTNAMTSFPQEIIRTKVAVVSAFAQTLRRYTSLNHLAQAARAVLQNTSQINQMLSDLNRVDFANVQEQASWVCQCDESVVQRLEQDFKVTLQQQSSLDQWATWLDNVVSQVLKPHQGSPSFPKAARQFLLKWSFYSSMVIRDLTLRSAASFGSFHLIRLLYDEYMFYLVEHRVAQATGETPIAVMGEFSDLSSMMPALMEKDVSFSDEMSDLGSEADVSRSEPAVKRERIEMSHPLQEM; this comes from the exons GTGCAGCAATCACAGCATGTGTATCCGTCCCAGGTGCACTATGTAGGGGAAGGTGGAGAGGCTGTTTACACTAACGGAACAAT TCGCACGGCCTACTACAACCCAGAAGCTCAGTTGTACGGTCAGAGCAGTGGGGGATCGTACTTTGACTCGCAGGCCGGTGGTGCTCATGTTGCCACGGTGGTCTCCTCTGCCAGTGGTGGGGTGCCACCGCATAGCATGGTGGGCATTGCCATGGACGTAAGCAGCAGCCATATCATCTCCAGCGGCAGCACCTATTTGATCCATGGAGGAAACATGGAAGGAAGCCGCAACCATATATCTCACTCATCTCGCTCCTCTTCAGCCATG CTTGAAATGGCGATTGAAAACCTCCAAAAGTCTGAAGGAATTGCAAGTCACAAAAGCAGCCTGCTGAACAGCCAT CTCCAATGGCTGCTGGACAACTACGAGACTGCAGAGGGTGTGAGCCTGCCCCGGTGCTCCCTCTATAACCATTACTTGCGCCATTGCCAGGAACAGAAACTGGATCCAGTCAATGCAGCCTCCTTCGGCAAGCTCATTCGCTCAGTCTTCATGGGCCTCAGGACGCGCCGCCTCGGAACCAG GGGAAACTCAAAGTATCATTATTATGGCATCCGGGTGAAGCCAGATTCTCCACTAAACCGGCTGCAAGAAGACACCCAGTATATGGCCATGAGGCAGCAGCCTGTCCACCAGAAACAAAG GTTCAAACCTCTGCAGAAGGTGGATGGAATGTCTGATAACCTGTGTGTGAGCTCCCACTGTAACAACACTCCGGAACAATCTGTAGCAGCTCAGAGCCAGCACCATCAGCAGTACATAG ACACATCCCACAGCTTGCCTGAGTTCCCAACCCCTGAAGTGGGCAATCAGCCGCTGCCCGAGCACATCAGTATGAACGACATCAAGAAGCTTCAGACGCTCTACAGAGACCACTGCGAG GCTACTCTGGATGTGGTGATGAACCTCCAGTTCCACTACATTGAAAAACTCTGGCAGACCTTTTGGTACTCAACAGCGCCCTCTAGTGAAGGAAGCACCACCATAGCCAACAG CGATGATGAACTGGATGGCGTGCTGCCCAGAGAGAAGCTAGTGGCTCTGTGTAAATATGAACCAGTCCGACTATGGATGAGAAGCTGCGATCACATCCTCTACCAGGCCTTGGTGGAGATCCTCATCCCAGATGTGCTGCGTCCTGTTCCCA GCACTCTCACTCAGGCCATCAGGAACTTCGCCAAGAGTCTGGAGGGTTGGCTGACTAACGCCATGACCAGCTTTCCTCAAGAAATCATCCGCACGAAG gTGGCAGTGGTCAGTGCCTTTGCACAGACTCTGAGACGTTACACCAGCCTCAACCACCTGGCGCAGGCCGCCCGTGCCGTCCTCCAGAACACCTCACAGATCAACCAGATGCTCTCTGACCTCAACCGGGTTGACTTTGCTAATGTTCAG GAGCAGGCATCCTGGGTGTGTCAGTGTGATGAGAGTGTGGTCCAGCGTCTGGAGCAGGACTTTAAAGTCACCCTGCAGCAGCAGAGTTCTCTGGATCAGTGGGCCACCTGGCTGGACAACGTGGTCTCCCAGGTGCTCAAGCCTCACCAGGGCAGCCCCAGCTTCCCTAAGGCGGCACGCCAGTTCCTGCTTAAATGGTCTTTCTACAG CTCCATGGTGATCCGAGACCTGACTCTGCGCAGCGCGGCCAGTTTCGGTTCCTTCCACCTGATCCGCCTGCTGTACGACGAGTACATGTTCTACCTGGTGGAGCACCGCGTGGCTCAGGCTACCGGGGAGACGCCCATCGCCGTCATGGGGGAG TTCAGTGACCTGAGCTCCATGATGCCAGCTCTCATGGAGAAag ACGTGTCCTTCTCTGACGAGATGAGCGACCTGGGCAGCGAGGCCGACGTGTCCCGAAGCGAGCCGGCCGTCAAGAGGGAGCGCATCGAAATGAGCCACCCTCTCCAGGAGATGTGA